A window of the Haloquadratum walsbyi C23 genome harbors these coding sequences:
- a CDS encoding adenylate kinase gives MSITIIAGVPGVGLSTLVRTARRQLTDEYQLINFGDVMLEQAAMDDLATSRAELGKLERRETLRLQRRASEYVADATQEMSVLLTTHLAVRTDAGYLPGLPDDVLRELAPDQFVLVEAQVGTIQTRREKSERTYGSTSDVTIEFEQDLNRTAGMQYASSVNVPIHLVENEDDVNEAATELIKMI, from the coding sequence ATGTCTATAACAATTATTGCTGGTGTCCCCGGAGTTGGACTGTCAACGCTTGTGCGAACAGCACGTCGCCAGCTTACTGATGAGTATCAATTGATCAACTTTGGTGATGTGATGCTTGAGCAGGCTGCTATGGACGACCTTGCGACAAGCCGGGCTGAGCTTGGTAAGCTTGAGCGTCGGGAGACGCTACGGTTGCAGCGTCGTGCGAGTGAGTATGTTGCTGATGCAACACAAGAGATGTCTGTGTTATTGACAACGCATCTGGCTGTCAGGACTGACGCTGGATACCTTCCAGGGCTTCCTGATGATGTTCTCCGCGAGTTAGCCCCAGATCAGTTTGTACTGGTTGAAGCGCAGGTAGGAACAATACAGACTCGCCGTGAAAAAAGCGAGCGTACGTATGGGTCCACAAGTGACGTAACGATTGAATTTGAACAGGATCTCAATCGGACGGCTGGAATGCAATATGCAAGTTCGGTGAATGTTCCAATCCACCTCGTTGAGAATGAAGATGACGTCAATGAGGCTGCAACAGAACTCATCAAGATGATATAA
- a CDS encoding DUF5789 family protein produces the protein MRLPETRDLFVRELEFPTSCETVIELIGEQELEAPNGDDESIEAILGRSGVEQFTHADELYDTLLTCVGDAFIGRKYYDDRSGISSNTDDDEIVHF, from the coding sequence ATGCGATTACCAGAGACTCGGGACCTTTTTGTTCGCGAATTAGAGTTTCCGACCTCCTGTGAGACGGTTATTGAATTGATTGGTGAGCAGGAACTTGAAGCACCGAACGGTGATGATGAAAGTATCGAAGCCATCCTTGGACGATCCGGGGTTGAACAATTTACACATGCAGATGAGTTGTATGACACATTATTGACTTGTGTTGGTGATGCTTTCATTGGACGGAAGTACTACGATGACCGAAGCGGAATCTCCTCAAACACAGATGATGATGAGATTGTCCATTTTTAA
- a CDS encoding formate/nitrite transporter family protein has translation MADSRPTAQSQVDNETDDGIPKQGEVVPERFSSDEVFQRIVADADHEVTSSVRELFFSALAAGFAITITFLVYASMSATTETPLVAALLYPLGFIYIIIGGYQLYTENTLPPVALTLERLSSVPTLLRHWSIVLIGNFLGGGIGALALAYGGVFSPEATSVAVDIAQKGISTPPEQLFFKAAFAGFIVAGVVWLDFAAQETISRLFVVYIAFLAIPLGDLFHVVVSFTEAVFLIAHGGVGVIAGFGGFVLPVLLGNTIGGVLLVTVVNYYQTSERRLEIDQFTNVRRLSSREMLLGNVAGRSYVPVIDTLENFTRDPDSFRVLVPIANPRTETELVELAARLASARDNGRVHVVHVIQADKNLVLDHEHDRRDEITAQSEQLLDGIESIVDQRNASFESSTIVSPRSFEEIFDFAARTRPDMVVMGWGEEKLWNSARAERPIDELTNRLPCDFLIANDRGLDCSDVLLPTVGGPDAALAAETAHALQETGKSTLSLLTVVDNPDERAAGEQFLDDWAETHDISDAERIVDVTGDVEAAIEREAKESTMVMLGATEQGLLSRLLSNSLHMQVVNKVDASVVLAERPHERSLTQRLIGSGRRDQ, from the coding sequence ATGGCTGATTCACGTCCCACCGCGCAATCACAGGTTGATAATGAGACTGATGACGGTATTCCAAAGCAGGGTGAGGTGGTGCCTGAGCGGTTCTCTTCAGACGAAGTCTTTCAACGAATTGTCGCTGATGCTGATCATGAGGTTACTTCAAGCGTTCGTGAATTGTTTTTCAGCGCCCTGGCGGCTGGATTCGCAATTACAATTACCTTCTTAGTGTATGCATCAATGTCGGCGACAACCGAGACACCACTAGTCGCCGCATTATTATACCCACTTGGATTTATTTATATCATTATTGGTGGGTATCAACTGTATACCGAAAATACACTCCCACCTGTTGCACTAACGCTTGAACGACTCTCATCGGTTCCGACATTACTTCGACACTGGAGTATTGTACTAATTGGGAACTTCCTCGGCGGTGGAATTGGGGCGCTTGCATTAGCTTACGGTGGTGTCTTTAGCCCTGAAGCGACTTCGGTTGCTGTTGATATCGCGCAAAAGGGTATTTCAACACCTCCAGAGCAATTGTTCTTCAAAGCGGCGTTTGCAGGATTCATTGTTGCTGGTGTCGTCTGGCTTGATTTTGCCGCTCAGGAAACCATTTCTCGGCTTTTTGTTGTTTACATTGCGTTCTTAGCGATCCCATTGGGTGATCTGTTCCATGTTGTGGTTTCATTTACTGAGGCTGTATTCCTTATTGCACATGGAGGTGTCGGAGTCATTGCCGGCTTTGGCGGATTTGTCCTTCCCGTTCTACTTGGCAATACCATTGGTGGGGTCTTACTTGTCACTGTAGTCAATTATTATCAAACGAGTGAACGTCGACTTGAGATTGATCAATTTACCAATGTCCGACGGCTGTCCTCTCGGGAGATGTTGCTTGGAAATGTCGCTGGGAGATCATATGTCCCTGTCATTGATACACTTGAGAACTTTACTCGCGATCCTGATTCGTTTCGTGTACTTGTCCCCATTGCAAACCCTCGAACAGAGACTGAGCTGGTTGAACTTGCCGCTCGACTCGCATCAGCACGGGATAACGGTCGTGTTCATGTTGTCCATGTGATTCAAGCGGACAAAAATCTCGTTCTTGACCACGAACACGATCGTCGAGATGAAATTACAGCGCAATCTGAACAGTTACTTGATGGGATTGAGTCTATTGTTGATCAGCGCAACGCCAGTTTTGAATCGTCAACAATCGTCTCACCGCGATCATTTGAGGAAATCTTTGACTTCGCCGCACGAACCCGCCCAGATATGGTCGTTATGGGGTGGGGTGAAGAGAAGCTATGGAATAGTGCGCGAGCGGAACGACCAATTGATGAACTTACCAATCGCCTACCCTGTGACTTTTTAATTGCAAACGACCGTGGGCTTGATTGCTCTGATGTGCTTCTTCCAACTGTTGGTGGTCCTGACGCAGCACTCGCTGCGGAAACGGCGCATGCGCTTCAAGAGACCGGTAAATCAACACTTTCGCTCCTCACTGTTGTTGATAATCCAGATGAACGGGCTGCAGGTGAGCAGTTCCTTGATGATTGGGCTGAGACACATGATATCAGCGATGCCGAACGAATTGTTGATGTCACCGGTGACGTTGAGGCAGCAATCGAGCGTGAAGCGAAGGAAAGCACAATGGTGATGCTTGGGGCAACCGAGCAGGGACTTCTCTCCCGATTACTTTCGAATTCATTACACATGCAGGTCGTAAACAAAGTTGACGCCAGTGTAGTTCTTGCAGAACGTCCACACGAGCGCTCACTTACACAGCGACTCATTGGTAGTGGACGACGGGATCAATAA
- a CDS encoding DUF7575 domain-containing protein codes for MAQRRPRRPWVVLLLGMLATGLGHIYLRRWVRGIGWFAATIAVSALFIPPEAIQTIWSANSDISTFAPAIGVALASVADAYVLARNDQRSWDDPSTAGSLPDSDTGDGPPSCPNCSRDLDTDIDFCPWCTTKLPSDIETDANSNIE; via the coding sequence ATGGCACAGAGACGTCCAAGACGACCATGGGTTGTGCTCCTTCTTGGTATGCTTGCCACTGGGCTTGGGCATATCTACCTCCGGCGGTGGGTTCGCGGAATTGGTTGGTTCGCAGCGACTATCGCCGTCTCAGCGCTTTTTATTCCACCAGAGGCGATTCAGACAATCTGGAGCGCCAATAGTGATATCAGCACATTTGCCCCTGCCATTGGCGTTGCACTCGCAAGTGTTGCTGATGCATACGTACTCGCTCGAAACGACCAACGCTCATGGGATGACCCATCCACGGCCGGGTCTCTCCCCGATTCAGACACTGGTGATGGACCGCCATCATGTCCAAACTGCAGTCGTGATCTTGATACTGACATTGATTTTTGCCCATGGTGTACGACGAAACTTCCATCAGACATCGAAACAGATGCAAACTCGAATATCGAGTGA
- a CDS encoding DUF6663 family protein, with the protein MGLTTTARYRVLGYPHESTQLVLIACDETDEELQDSSVNADAHETDTDGNNMMIDEETSQHDANAVSIDKFEPVYIDINAHDTAIQSAVDTLAAGYLIEATIKWTVDGPQIAAVDIIAETEFIFYEDITGIFEAATSTWNNAVAEGEGMGSRLTRGTDAKPNGALYVFAKQQGARNLIREFQTGITPLEPLIRRIDEEEAASVSVSPESTQPRAVFILEPATKSFVIVYVVFRRDGMLAGTLHSTYGEDANGGANNHDGSKTAPSGPLRFDQSK; encoded by the coding sequence ATGGGTTTGACGACGACAGCGCGATATCGGGTTCTTGGCTATCCACATGAGTCGACTCAGCTCGTCCTTATTGCATGTGATGAGACGGATGAGGAGCTACAAGATTCAAGCGTAAACGCAGATGCACATGAGACGGATACCGATGGTAATAATATGATGATAGATGAAGAGACATCGCAACATGATGCTAACGCAGTATCAATCGATAAGTTTGAACCAGTATATATTGATATAAACGCACATGATACCGCAATTCAATCAGCGGTTGATACACTTGCCGCTGGATATCTCATCGAGGCAACGATTAAATGGACAGTTGACGGTCCACAAATCGCTGCAGTCGATATAATCGCTGAGACTGAATTTATATTTTATGAGGATATAACTGGAATCTTTGAAGCAGCGACATCGACATGGAATAATGCAGTTGCTGAAGGTGAGGGAATGGGAAGTCGATTGACGCGTGGAACTGACGCAAAGCCAAATGGCGCATTATATGTATTCGCTAAACAACAGGGCGCTCGGAATCTCATCAGGGAATTTCAAACCGGCATAACGCCGCTTGAGCCACTAATTCGTCGAATTGATGAAGAGGAGGCTGCGTCCGTATCTGTGTCGCCTGAGTCAACACAACCACGTGCTGTTTTTATTCTTGAACCGGCAACCAAATCGTTCGTAATCGTATATGTGGTGTTTCGGCGTGATGGTATGCTTGCCGGAACTCTTCATTCAACGTATGGAGAAGATGCCAACGGGGGGGCGAATAATCACGATGGATCCAAGACCGCACCCTCGGGCCCACTTCGGTTTGATCAATCAAAATAG
- a CDS encoding phosphate-starvation-inducible PsiE family protein, giving the protein MSVDAWASRSEGVMQWLELGAAYFLVVLFAIGVFDLGISLYELINSGAFTDPNSLIDLIDTVLVLLIIVEVFETVVASSRREPVVRIVINAALIAIARKVISYRPSEYESVQQAFIAAASFTLLLVSLIGALYAIRRITSLGIDKANRDMKTPEASKYRSEE; this is encoded by the coding sequence GTGTCAGTTGACGCGTGGGCAAGTCGATCAGAAGGAGTGATGCAGTGGCTTGAACTCGGTGCGGCATATTTCCTTGTCGTACTATTTGCGATTGGCGTCTTTGATCTCGGGATTTCACTGTACGAACTCATTAATTCAGGCGCATTCACCGACCCAAACAGCCTTATCGACCTTATTGATACAGTTTTAGTACTGTTGATTATCGTTGAGGTGTTTGAGACTGTTGTTGCGTCTAGTCGACGTGAACCAGTTGTTCGGATTGTGATTAACGCTGCACTCATCGCCATTGCACGAAAAGTAATCAGTTATCGACCATCAGAATATGAATCTGTGCAGCAAGCATTCATTGCTGCGGCATCATTTACGCTATTGCTCGTTTCGCTTATCGGTGCTCTCTATGCTATCCGCCGGATAACCAGTCTCGGTATTGATAAAGCTAACAGAGATATGAAAACTCCTGAAGCCTCAAAATATCGAAGTGAGGAATAA
- the kdgK1 gene encoding bifunctional 2-dehydro-3-deoxygluconokinase/2-dehydro-3-deoxygalactonokinase — MGKTADVDSSTDASVDTALDIVTIGETMLRLSPPPGVRITQANEFDVHVGGAESNVAAVASQLGCQTGWISKLPASPLGRRITTALQSYDVELDIIWDHDDDGRVGTYYFEPGGKPRGDTVQYDRAGSSVTTLTTAEISLEMIKSASICYVSGITPALSETLQTTVETVLQIAQSAGTKTAFDLNYRSKLWNTTMAKNAYQSLLPDVDILIGAERDVNTCLDRSADPESIVRDLASTFNLETVILTRGKNGAVALCNDTVFEQPVYDAKTIDAVGTGDAFVGGFLTQKLNDGHNGTTCSNIEHALATGAATAALKRTIKGDIAAITPAEVAAVRDTDTTEGISR; from the coding sequence ATGGGCAAGACAGCGGATGTGGATAGCAGTACAGACGCGAGTGTGGACACCGCTCTTGATATTGTGACAATTGGCGAGACCATGCTTCGGTTGTCACCACCACCCGGTGTTCGGATTACTCAAGCAAATGAATTTGATGTTCATGTGGGTGGGGCAGAAAGTAATGTTGCTGCGGTGGCGTCACAACTTGGATGCCAGACTGGTTGGATATCAAAACTTCCTGCATCACCACTTGGACGTCGTATTACCACAGCGCTTCAGAGTTATGATGTTGAACTTGATATCATATGGGATCATGATGATGACGGCCGAGTTGGAACCTACTATTTTGAACCCGGGGGAAAGCCTCGGGGTGATACGGTGCAGTATGACCGAGCAGGGTCATCAGTAACGACACTGACTACTGCAGAAATATCTCTTGAAATGATTAAGTCAGCGTCAATATGTTATGTGAGTGGAATTACACCAGCTCTATCTGAAACATTACAGACGACAGTCGAAACAGTTCTACAGATAGCGCAGTCAGCTGGGACGAAAACTGCATTTGACCTCAATTATCGCTCAAAGTTGTGGAACACTACTATGGCAAAAAACGCATATCAATCACTGCTCCCAGATGTAGATATTCTCATTGGAGCAGAGCGTGATGTCAATACATGTTTAGATCGGAGTGCTGACCCGGAATCAATTGTCCGTGATCTTGCATCGACATTTAATCTTGAGACGGTTATTTTGACAAGAGGAAAGAACGGTGCAGTTGCTTTATGTAATGATACCGTTTTTGAACAACCAGTATACGACGCTAAAACGATTGATGCAGTCGGAACTGGTGATGCCTTCGTCGGGGGGTTTCTTACGCAAAAACTCAACGATGGTCATAATGGTACTACTTGTAGCAATATTGAACATGCATTAGCGACCGGTGCTGCGACCGCGGCACTAAAACGGACGATTAAGGGAGATATAGCTGCCATTACACCAGCGGAGGTAGCAGCTGTTCGTGATACAGACACTACGGAGGGAATTTCACGATGA
- the mutL gene encoding DNA mismatch repair endonuclease MutL codes for MSSNENAITALDTETVRQIAAGEVVERPASVVKELIENSLDADATRISVAVESGGADGIRIRDDGIGMDEDAVQRAIKEHTTSKIDDINDLASGVGTLGFRGEALYTISAVSKMTIRTKPRDGNRGTELHIEGGTVVDVEAAGCPEGTVVEIRDLFFNTPARRKFLKTTATEFDHINTVVTHYALANPDVAITLEHNDREVFATTGRGNLESAVLSVYGREVAESMISITTGDIESDRITAIEGLISHPETTRSTRQYLSTFINGRYVEARALREAIINAYGDQLAANRYPFALLFLDIDPGSIDVNVHPRKMEVRFDNETGVRDAVTNAIREALLSAGLIRSRAPRGQSAPAETEITQSSPDVTTKSANDDTNVDNNEITETSVHTSAEKSEPNNNIKNTTQAQSDAEDERTDITKSDVGDKDQQRETSIDSSRDTTVEGADVDSETARHVDPRSDAAWTVDNNRRSEDADIDSSINQQSSQSSETIEASTPNATADTTVQSQSKSTEDVDNGHKGAGEECDAVVSGNNHNKNQSEKADPNDSVNEQSVQHDLGGDVATLEPTVESLPSLRILGQIDETYIIAESDDGLVLIDQHAADERINYEQLQATLAETVTTQALAEPVKIELTAGESAQVEEYADALERVGFRVTDGDGDNIVVTAVPAAFASALDPALVRDVLAETAESLNSHDRSETIKTLTDDILADLACYPSLTGNTALTEGSTVNLLEQLDTCENPYACPHGRPVLIEFDRTELDARFERDYPGHKDRRLE; via the coding sequence ATGAGTAGTAACGAAAATGCAATCACTGCGCTTGATACAGAGACAGTTCGACAGATTGCTGCTGGTGAGGTTGTAGAGCGTCCAGCGTCAGTTGTCAAAGAACTTATAGAAAACAGTCTTGACGCTGATGCAACACGTATTTCTGTTGCTGTTGAGTCAGGAGGAGCAGACGGAATTCGTATTCGCGATGACGGTATTGGAATGGATGAGGATGCTGTTCAGCGTGCAATCAAAGAGCATACGACGAGTAAGATCGACGATATCAATGATCTTGCGTCCGGTGTTGGGACATTAGGGTTCCGTGGTGAAGCATTGTACACAATCAGTGCGGTCTCAAAGATGACAATCCGGACAAAACCACGCGATGGCAATCGAGGCACTGAACTCCATATCGAAGGTGGAACCGTCGTTGACGTTGAAGCTGCAGGCTGTCCAGAGGGAACAGTAGTCGAGATACGCGATTTATTTTTCAATACACCTGCACGACGAAAGTTCCTCAAGACCACCGCGACGGAATTCGACCATATCAACACGGTCGTTACCCACTATGCGCTTGCAAATCCGGATGTTGCAATTACACTTGAACATAATGATCGTGAGGTATTTGCTACAACCGGGCGGGGAAATCTTGAGTCGGCGGTATTATCAGTGTATGGGCGAGAGGTCGCAGAGTCGATGATATCGATTACTACCGGAGATATCGAAAGTGACCGTATTACAGCGATTGAGGGGTTGATTTCACATCCAGAGACAACACGAAGCACACGGCAATATCTTTCGACATTTATTAATGGACGGTATGTGGAAGCACGTGCGCTGCGAGAGGCGATTATCAATGCATACGGTGACCAGTTGGCTGCGAATCGATATCCATTCGCTCTGTTGTTTCTTGATATTGACCCAGGATCAATTGATGTCAATGTCCATCCACGCAAGATGGAAGTACGATTTGATAATGAGACCGGTGTTCGAGATGCTGTCACAAATGCAATACGTGAGGCATTATTATCCGCCGGGCTGATTCGCTCACGAGCACCTCGTGGACAAAGTGCACCTGCAGAGACCGAGATTACTCAGTCATCGCCTGATGTGACAACAAAGAGTGCTAATGATGACACTAACGTCGATAATAATGAAATAACTGAGACGTCAGTTCATACAAGCGCAGAAAAGTCGGAGCCAAATAATAATATCAAAAATACAACCCAAGCCCAATCAGATGCCGAAGATGAGAGGACAGACATAACAAAGAGTGATGTCGGCGACAAAGATCAACAAAGAGAGACGTCGATTGATTCAAGCCGTGATACAACAGTAGAGGGTGCAGATGTAGATAGTGAAACAGCACGCCACGTTGACCCGAGAAGCGACGCTGCATGGACAGTTGATAATAATCGTCGGAGTGAAGATGCCGATATTGATTCATCAATAAATCAGCAGTCATCGCAATCATCTGAGACTATTGAAGCAAGCACTCCCAATGCAACTGCTGATACAACCGTTCAGAGCCAGTCGAAATCAACTGAAGATGTTGATAACGGTCATAAAGGCGCTGGAGAGGAATGTGATGCTGTCGTTTCGGGTAATAACCATAATAAAAACCAATCAGAAAAAGCCGATCCGAACGACAGTGTCAATGAGCAATCGGTGCAGCATGACCTCGGTGGAGATGTGGCAACTCTTGAACCGACTGTTGAATCACTTCCATCGCTGCGAATTCTTGGACAGATCGATGAAACATACATTATTGCAGAGTCAGACGATGGACTCGTGCTTATTGACCAGCATGCTGCTGATGAGCGGATCAATTATGAGCAACTTCAAGCGACACTTGCTGAGACGGTGACAACACAAGCGCTCGCCGAACCAGTTAAAATCGAACTTACTGCTGGTGAGTCCGCTCAAGTTGAGGAGTATGCCGATGCGCTTGAACGAGTCGGCTTCCGCGTTACAGACGGTGATGGTGATAATATTGTCGTCACTGCAGTCCCTGCAGCCTTTGCATCAGCTCTTGACCCGGCACTGGTTCGTGATGTGCTCGCTGAGACAGCCGAATCTCTCAACAGTCATGATAGAAGTGAAACAATTAAGACATTAACTGATGATATTCTCGCCGATCTTGCATGCTATCCATCATTGACTGGAAACACAGCACTCACTGAGGGATCAACGGTTAATTTGCTTGAACAACTTGACACATGCGAAAATCCATATGCCTGTCCGCACGGTCGACCGGTTCTTATTGAATTTGATCGTACTGAGCTTGATGCGCGATTTGAGCGTGATTACCCAGGACACAAAGATCGTCGATTAGAATGA
- a CDS encoding NUDIX hydrolase yields the protein MTEDHLEATVSLRGVIVAPDKEVLIMARSSDGEWELPGGRLGRHEDAVDGVHREITEETGLDATIGQPVHAVAWRNDDDCGRFAVYYDCTVNSKEVQLSHEHTDATWLSPTAAKNQVSEAQRTAINIVATGQGQCTAISTEESRSVDSPAESESSVESDPEADIGPEPERSS from the coding sequence ATGACTGAAGATCATTTGGAAGCGACGGTTAGCCTTCGAGGAGTGATTGTTGCCCCTGATAAGGAAGTGCTCATTATGGCTCGTTCTAGCGATGGTGAATGGGAACTGCCAGGTGGACGGTTGGGGAGACATGAGGACGCCGTCGATGGAGTACATCGTGAGATTACCGAAGAGACCGGACTTGATGCGACAATCGGACAACCCGTCCATGCCGTTGCATGGCGGAATGACGACGATTGTGGTCGGTTTGCTGTATATTATGATTGTACTGTCAATTCCAAGGAAGTGCAGTTGAGTCATGAACACACCGATGCGACGTGGCTCTCACCGACCGCCGCAAAGAATCAGGTGAGTGAGGCTCAGCGCACAGCTATCAATATCGTTGCGACTGGACAAGGTCAGTGCACAGCAATCAGTACTGAAGAATCACGTAGTGTTGATTCACCGGCAGAATCCGAATCAAGTGTTGAATCAGATCCTGAAGCAGATATCGGTCCAGAGCCTGAACGTTCGTCATGA